The following are encoded together in the Microcaecilia unicolor chromosome 12, aMicUni1.1, whole genome shotgun sequence genome:
- the LOC115481560 gene encoding uncharacterized protein C6orf132 homolog, with the protein MKKTHSKPGTLTRLFGKKQQDNSLFVDSPPWILPQTSKRGASKEEHDTPFASFSFADDDSGTATLRNRPRVRPFLPFSSSNNQETHGLAIPTPSVPMSFADNISLGNGPKPNGNYRLYSSAGDLRQISYGDDFLEDDIPPPPSVPPPPPPSVPPPPPPSVAPPPPPPPPPPPLPREMFPSSTVSSPVSPAPPDFIPPEPPLGASPARAALLPTPTGTPFQSVSKWKSETILNTVQSDDHASIPNRNSWYVGAPNSPAHPHKSDPHLTFPRSFKVPPPAPVRSSSIPYPEQKTHQANDTFYGSNSSQTSVRPPIPSSFNPSAEAKVFSATPQELKPTNDTINKRKSVIIMEDPTSPSQSWDSNKISESSSNNPTNSPGPIPPKPVKTIPQISVSPETEGRQWNSESSNVDPTKGEIIIPSAGTLSSKDSQRPTSNIHQLKEELDAVMAVRVKQDEEVLNPRDSSDVNKLTGNMTSDFVNPDAAQLLKAVSKNIPLMPESSITKQKDDHPEDDWSPINDHSPDILGPNVSSSDVIQKQPNQIKEIQNQLSALLSGRGEKQVEEPPNLKRSVACNKFSGNGSVVDAIIPDSSKPSKTGMKLIPLLPAGGSAKKEEEDTKSSLSHAPEKVPTTVSPSPTDTTQKKQNKISKLKNDLEALLSPTKKEEKPSLKPASSKHVLDIKKDTENVKSKQINTGEPELLKAVMKKIPLLPPNGENAVKEMDSAVPDKILNNKTILDIVIPEPDYLPLDSNQEHEHSKPDRTLKTENALQISEGVSPPQYKDQQLQQTSVPQYKIHHDRKPSASSVSSLVSLTSELGQQINTTKTSINIPASSDSPAEQPSSLLTSTSRAPEQPSSLLTSTSRAPEQPSSLLTSTSRAPEQPSSLLTSTSRAPEQPFSLLTSTSRAPEQPFSLLTSTSRAPEQPSSLLTSTSRAPEQPSSLLTSTSRAPEQPSSLTSTSRAPEQQFSLLTSTSRAPEQPFSLLTSTSRAPEQPFSLLTSTSRAPEQPSSLLTSTSRAPEQPFSLTSTSRAPEQPFSLLTSTSRAPEQPFSLLTSTLSTPEQPSSLSTATLRTSEHPSSLSTSTSRWENRVLMHPVTGEEVEAGTPLALLLAAKSRAQKGKCSISQERPSINEKLSMKRSETSSAILQYSDSNPNSFVVVPKPQARDPQFMLNDNKECWTPMYNERPVDDTLERRNTDTKPGAFSSSTPDKLFNKASRKDEEPQKSDITRINQGLAEAVNEKNSSNASQSYLTNMSDLQVSSFYSPLPITITGQMDWKNGEPQNVVSTSLASGLLPSRNVTQSYAKDTSDFQISSFATPTPYSIGEQKREDFNYELIPPPPEFSNDIDNSVQTYSSSNIQKRDSSYQNRFPVHSETMDMNPGFSRPVYDRSYMVSQTLPNSSYRQYPSDSYSSNTSGNRNSQTLIKKRLYIPEPERPTTYGKMSMSTRTLPSPTSYHPNMNQYSSPMITDIRRTSLASRSGIPGRKMSLENPGRLIPSSAMMNEMKHKMHYPEFSYNKGASRTQHHSSPYQVTTFTVRPGTRQPISYSHQNNPY; encoded by the exons AATAACCAGGAGACACATGGACTGGCTATTCCGACTCCCTCAGTGCCTATGAGCTTCGCTGATAATATTTCTCTAG GGAATGGGCCAAAACCGAATGGAAATTATAGACTGTACAGTTCTGCTGGAGATCTGCGACAGATTAGTTATGGTGACGATTTTCTGGAAGATGACATCCCTCCACCGCCATcagtaccaccaccaccaccgccatcagtaccaccaccgccaccaccatcagtggcaccaccacctcctccaccacctccacctcctCCATTGCCTCGAGAGATGTTTCCTTCCTCTACAGTATCCTCCCCAGTTTCTCCTGCTCCCCCTGATTTTATACCACCTGAACCACCATTGGGTGCCTCTCCAGCACGTGCAGCATTGCTCCCGACTCCTACAGGAACTCCATTCCAAAGTGTGTCAAAATGGAAATCCGAGACAATACTGAATACTGTACAGTCAGACGATCATGCTTCCATCCCAAATCGTAATTCTTGGTATGTTGGGGCTCCCAATTCCCCAGCACATCCACACAAATCTGACCCACACTTGACTTTTCCCAGGTCATTTAAAGTTCCTCCTCCAGCACCTGTGAGATCTTCATCCATCCCATATCCAGAGCAGAAAACCCACCAGGCAAATGACACTTTCTATGGTAGTAACTCCAGCCAAACATCAGTCAGACCTCCTATTCCTTCCAGTTTCAATCCAAGTGCTGAAGCAAAGGTTTTCTCTGCCACTCCCCAGGAACTGAAACCTACAAATGAcacaataaataaaagaaaatctgTGATCATCATGGAAGACCCCACAAGCCCCAGCCAGAGCTGGGACTCAAATAAAATTAGTgaaagtagtagtaataatccaACAAATTCTCCTGGACCCATACCACCAAAGCCTGTGAAGACCATTCCACAGATCTCGGTATCACCAGAAACTGAGGGAAGGCAATGGAACAGTGAAAGCTCAAACGTGGACCCCACAAAAGGAGAAATCATCATTCCTAGTGCAGGGACTCTGTCTTCCAAAGACAGTCAAAGGCCAACGAGCAACATCCATCAGCTCAAGGAAGAACTTGATGCTGTGATGGCAGTAAGAGTTAAGCAAGATGAAGAGGTTTTAAATCCCAGAGACAGTTCAGATGTGAATAAACTTACGGGAAATATGACTAGTGACTTTGTAAATCCTGATGCAGCTCAGTTGTTGAAAGCTGTAAGTAAGAACATCCCACTCATGCCTGAATCATCAATAACTAAGCAGAAAGATGACCACCCAGAGGATGATTGGTCTCCCATAAATGACCATTCTCCAGATATTTTAGGACCTAATGTGTCATCATCTGATGTCATTCAGAAGCAGCCAAACCAAATCAAAGAAATCCAGAATCAACTTTCAGCTCTTTTATcggggagaggagagaaacaaGTAGAGGAGCCACCAAATCTTAAACGGAGTGTAGCATGCAATAAATTTAGTGGAAACGGGAGTGTTGTTGATGCAATCATTCCTGATAGTTCCAAACCATCCAAGACAGGTATGAAGTTAATTCCATTGTTACCTGCTGGAGGGAGTgcaaagaaggaggaggaggacacaaAGTCTAGTCTGTCTCACGCCCCAGAAAAGGTTCCCACGACTGTGAGCCCTAGCCCAACTGACACCACTcagaagaaacaaaacaaaattagtaAGTTAAAGAATGATCTTGAAGCTCTCTTGTCTCCtacaaaaaaagaggaaaaaccaTCACTAAAACCTGCTAGTTCCAAGCACGTTTTGGACATAAAGAAAGACACTGAAAATGTGAAGAGCAAGCAGATAAATACTGGAGAGCCTGAACTGCTGAAAGCTGTAATGAAGAAAATTCCACTTTTACCACCAAATGGGGAAAATGCAGTGAAAGAAATGGATTCAGCTGTACCAGATaagattttgaataataaaactaTTTTAGATATTGTAATTCCTGAGCCAGATTATTTGCCTCTGGATAGTAACCAGGAACATGAGCACTCAAAGCCAGATCGGACACTAAAAACAGAAAATGCTTTGCAGATATCAGAGGGAGTTTCACCTCCTCAGTACAAAGATCAACAGCTGCAGCAAACTTCAGTGCCACAGTACAAGATACACCATGATAGGAAACCCTCTGCTAGCAGTGTGTCATCACTTGTTTCTTTAACATCAGAGCTAGGTCAGCAAATAAACACCACTAAGACCTCAATCAACATTCCAGCATCTTCAGATAGTCCTGCAGAGCAACCATCCTCGTTATTGACATCTACATCACGTGCTCCGGAGCAACCATCCTCGTTATTGACATCTACATCACGTGCTCCGGAGCAACCATCCTCATTATTGACATCTACATCACGTGCTCCGGAGCAACCATCCTCGTTATTGACATCTACATCCCGTGCTCCGGAGCAACCATTCTCGTTATTGACATCTACATCCCGTGCTCCGGAGCAACCATTCTCGTTATTGACATCTACATCACGTGCTCCGGAGCAACCATCCTCATTATTGACATCTACATCACGTGCTCCGGAGCAACCATCCTCATTATTGACATCTACATCCCGTGCTCCAGAGCAACCATCCTCATTGACATCTACATCCCGTGCTCCAGAGCAACAATTCTCGTTATTGACATCTACATCCCGTGCTCCAGAGCAGCCATTCTCGTTATTGACATCTACATCCCGTGCTCCAGAGCAACCATTCTCGTTATTGACATCTACATCACGTGCTCCAGAGCAACCATCCTCATTATTGACATCTACATCCCGTGCTCCAGAGCAACCATTCTCATTGACATCTACATCCCGTGCTCCAGAGCAACCATTCTCGTTATTGACATCTACATCCCGTGCTCCAGAGCAACCATTCTCGTTATTGACATCTACATTAAGTACTCCAGAACAACCATCATCATTATCGACAGCTACGTTGCGTACTTCAGAGCACCCATCCTCATTATCGACATCTACATCACGATGGGAGAACAGGGTACTGATGCATCCTGTGACTGGCGAGGAGGTGGAGGCTGGCACGCCTTTGGCTCTACTTTTAGCTGCAAAGAGTCGAGCCCAGAAAGGAAAATGCTCCATATCCCAAGAGCGCCCTAGCATTAATGAAAAGTTGAGCATGAAAAGGTCTGAAACAAGTTCAGCAATTTTGCAGTACAGTGACTCAAATCCAAATTCTTTTGTTGTTGTGCCCAAACCCCAAGCTAGAGATCCTCAATTTATGTTAAATGACAATAAAGAGTGCTGGACACCCATGTACAATGAAAGGCCTGTAGATGATACACTGGAGAGAAGGAATACAGATACTAAACCAGGAGCATTCAGTAGCAGTACACCAGACAAACTTTTTAACAAAGCCAGTAGAAAGGATGAAGAGCCTCAAAAGTCTGACAtcacaaggataaatcaaggtctaGCAGAAGCTGTTAATGAAAAAAATTCTAGTAATGCTAGTCAGTCATATCTGACTAATATGTCAGACCTTCAGGTTTCTTCTTTCTATTCTCCTTTGCCAATTACAATAACGGGccaaatggactggaaaaatggAGAGCCTCAAAATGTTGTTTCTACGAGTCTTGCTTCAGGTCTCCTCCCATCTAGAAATGTAACACAATCATATGCCAAGGATACTTCAGACTTCCAGATCTCTTCATTTGCTACGCCTACCCCATATTCAATTGGAGAACAGAAACGGGAAGACTTTAATTATGAACTAATTCCACCGCCCCCAGAGTTTAGCAATGACATTGACAACAGTGTGCAAACATACTCAAGCTCAAACATTCAGAAAAGAGACTCTTCCTATCAAAACAGATTTCCAGTTCACAGTGAAACCATGGATATGAACCCAGGCTTCAGTAGGCCAGTCTATGACAGGAGTTACATGGTTTCGCAAACACTTCCTAATAGTAGCTACAGGCAGTACCCAAGCGATAGTTATTCTAGCAATACTTCTGGTAATCGAAACAGTCAAACTCTAATTAAGAAGCGTTTATATATTCCTGAGCCAGAGAGGCCAACAACTTATGGAAAAATGTCAATGTCTACTAGAACTCTACCTTCTCCCACCTCCTACCACCCTAACATGAATCAGTACAGCTCTCCTATGATCACAGATATTCGGCGGACTAGTTTGGCGTCAAGAAGTGGCATTCCAGGAAGGAAGATGTCACTAGAGAACCCTGGAAGGTTGATACCTTCCAGTGCCATGATGAATGAGATGAAACATAAAATGCATTATCCTGAATTTTCCTACAACAAAGGGGCGAGTAG